Proteins encoded within one genomic window of Bacillus thuringiensis:
- a CDS encoding ABC transporter ATP-binding protein: MEILHAKSISKVYKGKVPYKALVDIDLSIQEGEFVGIMGPSGSGKTTLLNMVSTIDSPSSGEILINGTNPFQLSSEELALFRRKQLGFVFQSFNLLSTLTVKENIVLPMTLDGVSVQEMNKRVEEIAEKLNITDILSKRTFEISGGQAQRTAIARAIVHKPQLLLADEPTGNLDSKSSNDVMEMLDTLNKEEKATMMLVTHDPYAASFCSRVIFIKDGQLYNEIYCGESRQAFYQKIMDVLSLLGGKRHDFSSVRI, from the coding sequence ATGGAAATTTTACATGCAAAAAGTATTAGTAAAGTATATAAAGGAAAAGTACCTTATAAAGCATTAGTTGATATTGATTTATCAATTCAAGAAGGCGAATTTGTAGGGATTATGGGGCCATCGGGTAGTGGGAAAACAACGTTATTGAATATGGTATCTACAATTGATTCTCCATCATCGGGAGAAATTTTAATTAATGGCACAAATCCTTTTCAATTGTCATCAGAAGAATTAGCGTTATTCCGCAGAAAACAATTAGGATTTGTTTTTCAATCATTTAATCTTCTTAGTACACTTACTGTAAAAGAAAACATCGTATTACCGATGACTTTAGATGGTGTGTCTGTACAAGAAATGAACAAACGAGTGGAAGAAATTGCAGAGAAATTAAATATTACAGATATATTGAGTAAAAGAACGTTTGAAATATCAGGAGGGCAAGCTCAAAGAACGGCAATCGCACGTGCGATTGTTCATAAGCCACAATTATTACTTGCTGACGAACCAACAGGGAATTTAGACTCTAAATCTTCAAATGATGTAATGGAGATGCTTGATACTCTTAATAAAGAAGAAAAAGCAACGATGATGTTAGTTACACATGATCCGTATGCTGCGAGTTTTTGCAGTAGAGTAATATTTATTAAAGATGGTCAACTATATAACGAAATTTATTGTGGTGAAAGCAGACAAGCCTTTTATCAAAAGATTATGGATGTTCTTTCTTTGTTAGGAGGGAAAAGGCATGACTTTTCGTCAGTTCGCATTTAA
- the abc-f gene encoding ribosomal protection-like ABC-F family protein, whose amino-acid sequence MKEILKLNDVYVEIKENTLLEKMNVTVKQGDVIGLIGKNGAGKSTLLQLINGKIEPSKGTVEWMQMNMTTAYVEQEKESFVSKHIIAKEAELLAKWGVPTNDFHTLSGGEKLKVRLAKGFSENPNVLILDEPTNHLDEMSTEFLIKQIKNMKGTVIVVSHDRYFLDVVATRIWSIEDKKLIDHSGNYTSYMKAREHKRMTQQREYEKQQKKIEQVETHIKELSSWSQKAHAQSTKQEGVKEFYRVKAKRMDAQVKSKRKRLEKELEKTKVERVKEEYSVEFSIQASKKVGKRFLEVKQLRKEFNNRTLFENVNFTIQHGEKVAIIGPNGSGKTTLLKMIMGNETAEGEVWISPSANIGYLTQEVFDLPLDKTPEDLFYKETFEERGKVQNLMKHLGFESSQWKEPIRHMSMGERVKCKLMAYILDEKDVLILDEPTNHLDLPSREQLENTLAEYNGTLVIVSHDRYFLEKTTNTKLVFVNNTIQKQLEEPTKTRDEIEELRLTLETERQEVLGKLSFLTSKDKEYKALDERFMELTKQIKEL is encoded by the coding sequence ATGAAAGAAATTTTAAAATTAAATGATGTTTATGTTGAAATAAAGGAAAATACTTTGCTAGAGAAAATGAATGTGACAGTAAAACAAGGGGATGTAATCGGATTAATCGGTAAAAATGGTGCTGGTAAATCAACGTTACTTCAATTAATAAATGGGAAGATTGAACCTTCAAAAGGTACTGTTGAATGGATGCAAATGAATATGACAACAGCATATGTTGAACAAGAAAAAGAATCTTTCGTTAGTAAGCATATAATTGCAAAAGAAGCAGAACTGCTTGCGAAATGGGGCGTGCCAACGAACGACTTTCATACTTTAAGTGGTGGTGAAAAGCTGAAAGTACGATTAGCAAAAGGATTTTCTGAAAATCCTAATGTTTTAATATTAGACGAACCGACAAATCATTTAGATGAGATGAGTACAGAATTTCTAATTAAGCAAATTAAAAATATGAAAGGTACAGTTATCGTCGTATCACATGATCGATATTTTTTAGATGTTGTCGCGACTAGAATATGGTCAATTGAGGATAAGAAATTAATTGACCATAGCGGTAATTATACAAGTTATATGAAAGCACGTGAGCACAAAAGAATGACACAGCAGCGTGAATATGAAAAACAACAAAAAAAGATAGAACAAGTAGAAACTCATATAAAAGAATTAAGTTCATGGTCACAAAAGGCACATGCGCAGTCTACAAAACAAGAAGGAGTTAAAGAATTTTATCGTGTAAAAGCGAAGCGCATGGATGCACAAGTGAAGTCAAAACGAAAACGTCTCGAAAAAGAGCTAGAGAAAACGAAGGTAGAACGTGTGAAAGAGGAGTATTCAGTTGAATTCTCTATTCAAGCGAGTAAAAAAGTAGGAAAACGTTTCTTAGAAGTAAAACAATTGCGGAAAGAATTTAATAATCGAACATTATTTGAAAACGTTAATTTTACAATTCAGCATGGTGAGAAGGTTGCGATTATTGGGCCGAATGGTAGCGGGAAAACAACTTTACTGAAGATGATTATGGGAAACGAAACCGCTGAAGGAGAAGTATGGATTTCACCATCAGCAAACATCGGTTATTTAACACAAGAAGTATTTGATTTACCACTTGATAAAACACCAGAAGATTTATTTTATAAAGAGACATTCGAAGAAAGAGGAAAAGTCCAAAATTTAATGAAACATTTAGGATTTGAATCTTCCCAATGGAAAGAGCCGATTCGACATATGAGTATGGGTGAACGAGTAAAATGTAAGCTAATGGCTTATATTTTAGATGAAAAAGATGTACTTATTTTAGATGAACCTACGAATCATCTTGATCTTCCTTCACGTGAACAGCTTGAAAATACATTAGCTGAGTATAACGGAACACTCGTTATCGTTTCTCACGATCGATATTTTCTGGAGAAAACAACTAATACAAAACTCGTGTTTGTAAACAATACGATACAAAAGCAACTCGAAGAACCTACGAAAACAAGAGATGAAATTGAAGAGCTACGTTTAACACTAGAAACAGAGAGACAAGAAGTATTAGGTAAATTAAGCTTTTTAACTTCTAAAGACAAAGAATATAAAGCACTGGATGAACGGTTTATGGAACTCACGAAGCAGATTAAGGAGCTTTAA
- a CDS encoding ABC transporter permease yields MTFRQFAFNNIFRNKRTYAAHFLSSTFSIMIFFTYALLLFHPNLQGELKSTSATISAYGTMGFTISQVLIFVFSFFFILYSVSSFLKTRKKEFGILMMQGMSMRQFKKLLLIENMLIGLGSICIGIFIGLIFSKLVLLISASVLMINNGLPFYTPVKAVLLTVITFLFLFLIVSLFTFKMVKITELVELIRAEEKPKPEPKSSILLSLLSLISIGYGYFSVFRFISSSSFTTLGMGVLLVIIGTYFLYTQCSVYILHLAKRRESFFLKRTNILTFSELIYRMKDNAMMFFIVSIISAVAFTAIGTTAAIGNRNLVWMTNPYTFLYESSENNKLVDKHLSIIKKHLLDANIPYRMASSSSKFTESNVNVLKLSEYNELTRALGYQHETIEKEDEILLIPGRVSQKQEFKNGDYKKNIEVIQGDWTKTFRVKKTVGDLVLPHDSSSIYIAVQDNVYDEIPLTSNPKDENIQHRTYGFVVDDWIKTKEISNQLKSIFDKDLRDSDFYFEALTLNLLEAKQKNGLLLMASVLVGIVFFTFAASFIYFRLYTDLDRDQQQYKMISKMGLSKQELKKVVTRQLLLMFFLPIVVAVIHTVVAYTALQQLVSFSILNSSIVILISFICIQVLYFFITRWRYLQKLYKTMEQ; encoded by the coding sequence ATGACTTTTCGTCAGTTCGCATTTAATAATATTTTTCGTAATAAGCGTACATATGCTGCCCATTTTTTAAGTAGTACATTTTCTATTATGATTTTCTTTACATATGCCCTTTTATTATTTCATCCTAATTTACAAGGGGAGTTAAAATCAACAAGTGCAACAATAAGTGCATATGGTACGATGGGATTTACAATTTCGCAAGTTTTGATTTTTGTATTTTCATTTTTCTTTATTCTATATTCAGTTAGTTCATTTTTAAAAACTCGTAAGAAAGAATTTGGCATATTAATGATGCAAGGTATGTCAATGAGACAGTTTAAGAAATTATTATTAATTGAAAATATGTTGATTGGACTTGGTTCAATTTGTATAGGGATTTTCATTGGACTCATATTTTCTAAACTAGTCTTATTGATAAGCGCAAGTGTATTAATGATTAATAATGGTTTGCCTTTTTATACACCAGTGAAGGCTGTATTATTAACAGTTATCACTTTTCTTTTCTTATTTTTAATTGTTTCACTATTTACATTTAAAATGGTAAAAATAACGGAACTTGTGGAACTTATTCGAGCAGAGGAAAAACCAAAACCTGAACCGAAATCTTCAATTTTATTATCACTGCTTTCTTTAATTAGTATAGGATATGGATATTTCTCAGTATTTCGCTTTATTTCAAGTTCCAGTTTTACTACGCTCGGAATGGGTGTCCTACTAGTAATTATAGGAACTTACTTTTTATATACACAGTGTAGCGTTTATATATTACATCTTGCTAAAAGGAGAGAATCTTTCTTTTTAAAAAGAACAAATATATTAACGTTTTCTGAATTAATTTACCGTATGAAAGATAATGCAATGATGTTTTTTATTGTATCTATTATTTCAGCAGTTGCATTTACAGCTATTGGTACAACAGCTGCTATTGGTAATAGAAATTTAGTGTGGATGACAAACCCATATACATTTCTGTATGAAAGCTCTGAAAACAACAAATTGGTAGATAAACATCTCTCTATTATAAAAAAACATCTCTTGGATGCAAATATTCCGTATCGAATGGCTTCATCTTCAAGTAAATTTACAGAAAGTAACGTAAATGTATTGAAATTAAGTGAATATAACGAACTTACGAGAGCACTCGGGTACCAACACGAAACGATTGAAAAAGAAGATGAAATTTTACTAATCCCTGGGAGGGTGTCACAAAAACAAGAATTTAAAAATGGTGACTATAAAAAAAATATTGAAGTCATTCAAGGAGATTGGACAAAGACATTTCGTGTGAAAAAAACTGTTGGGGATTTAGTTTTACCGCATGATTCTAGTAGTATTTATATTGCTGTTCAAGATAATGTGTATGATGAAATTCCTCTGACGAGTAATCCAAAAGATGAAAATATTCAACATCGTACTTACGGATTTGTTGTAGACGATTGGATAAAAACGAAAGAGATTTCAAATCAATTAAAGAGTATATTTGATAAAGATCTTAGGGACAGTGATTTCTACTTTGAAGCTTTAACATTAAACTTGTTGGAGGCAAAGCAAAAGAATGGTTTATTACTTATGGCAAGTGTTTTAGTCGGAATCGTTTTCTTTACATTTGCTGCTAGTTTTATTTATTTCCGATTATACACTGATTTGGACCGTGATCAACAACAATATAAAATGATTTCGAAAATGGGATTAAGTAAACAAGAGTTAAAAAAAGTTGTAACGAGACAGTTATTATTAATGTTCTTCTTACCGATTGTTGTTGCGGTGATTCATACTGTAGTAGCGTATACGGCACTGCAACAATTAGTTAGTTTTTCTATTTTAAATAGCTCGATTGTTATTTTAATTTCATTTATATGTATACAAGTTTTATATTTCTTTATCACTCGTTGGCGTTACCTACAAAAGCTTTATAAGACTATGGAGCAATAA
- a CDS encoding lipoprotein BA_5634 family protein: MKRTLTIFMLTIILLISFSACSKKDNSFPANGVLIIGDENNISPIINRYQEITKENEVFSVKKGEVGNGHVLILNESTALALIKEKVFRKRDNGSNYILDTLPKFPKEGSLLFTNEDEKTMKSIKIEGNEIPVTYDSDTWIGNTRKYPTQSYVIVAKNSVYKEIKANETKMHLLQFKKSIGDERPKMSTDNTMVNENVKVKKLIKGLEGEVAFQFVTIGEKS; the protein is encoded by the coding sequence ATGAAAAGAACTTTAACTATTTTTATGTTAACTATAATACTTTTAATAAGCTTTAGTGCATGCTCTAAAAAGGATAACTCATTTCCTGCAAACGGTGTATTAATTATTGGAGATGAAAATAATATTTCACCAATTATTAATCGTTATCAGGAAATTACGAAAGAAAATGAAGTGTTTTCTGTGAAAAAAGGTGAAGTTGGAAATGGACATGTATTAATTTTAAATGAATCTACAGCACTAGCACTGATTAAAGAAAAAGTTTTTCGTAAACGAGATAATGGCTCCAATTATATTTTAGATACGTTACCAAAATTCCCAAAAGAAGGATCGCTATTGTTTACAAATGAAGACGAAAAGACTATGAAAAGTATTAAAATAGAAGGAAACGAGATTCCTGTTACATACGATAGTGACACTTGGATAGGTAACACTCGTAAATATCCAACGCAATCGTATGTGATTGTAGCAAAAAATAGCGTATATAAGGAAATAAAAGCAAATGAAACGAAAATGCACCTTCTTCAATTTAAAAAATCTATAGGTGATGAAAGACCTAAAATGTCGACAGATAATACAATGGTTAATGAAAATGTCAAAGTAAAAAAACTAATTAAAGGTTTGGAAGGAGAAGTAGCTTTTCAGTTTGTAACGATTGGAGAAAAATCTTAA
- a CDS encoding PLP-dependent aminotransferase family protein, translated as MFKDFKVVKDRPVYIQLKDYLKKMIMKGHLLGDQKIPSTRELSELLSVSRNTVLAAYADLEQEGLIYAVKGKGNFVAKVDISNTSSVEIDWKNKLNTVTLLADELDLMKHGVRWEKGMIVFNSIAPDEKLFDVENFKRAFLTRMSIEGDVVLNYGYAKGYRPLMNYLLHYMEMKGVDISNKDILITNGFTEGLDIVLSSLSKKSGRVICENPTHHAALKLFRLHGLEVHGINMNEDGIDTNEVEKSLCEKEFDFAYLIPSYHNPTGIVTSSEKRTELMRLFSKYKVPIIEDGFNEELRYSGSHLAPLLTFAGAGNNVIYISSFSKVLFPGLRVGWIIADKELIHHLESVKRARTIHTSTLDQAVLFQYLHEGYFEKYLKKARSVYKKKYELAVGACNEYIPFRRMTGDGGLHLFIELEEKIHARILLQKCYEQGVTFSPGDVFYSDGGGATTFRLGFSRLKEEEIVRGIKIIGDTIKNEIWS; from the coding sequence TTGTTTAAAGATTTTAAAGTTGTCAAAGACCGTCCCGTTTATATTCAACTGAAAGATTATTTAAAAAAGATGATTATGAAAGGGCATTTGCTCGGAGACCAAAAAATACCTTCAACAAGGGAACTAAGTGAATTATTAAGTGTGAGCAGAAATACAGTACTCGCTGCCTATGCAGATTTAGAGCAAGAGGGACTCATTTATGCAGTTAAAGGAAAAGGAAATTTTGTTGCGAAGGTTGATATTTCAAACACTTCGTCTGTTGAAATAGATTGGAAAAATAAACTTAATACAGTTACCTTATTAGCGGATGAATTAGATTTAATGAAACATGGTGTCCGCTGGGAAAAAGGAATGATTGTTTTTAATAGCATTGCTCCGGACGAAAAGCTATTTGATGTGGAAAATTTCAAAAGAGCTTTTCTTACTCGTATGTCCATTGAAGGTGATGTCGTATTAAACTACGGATATGCAAAAGGTTATAGACCGTTAATGAATTATCTACTTCATTATATGGAAATGAAAGGTGTAGATATTTCGAACAAAGATATTTTAATTACAAATGGATTCACTGAAGGGTTAGACATTGTTCTATCCTCGTTATCAAAGAAATCAGGGCGGGTTATTTGTGAGAATCCGACTCATCATGCTGCGTTGAAGCTGTTCCGCTTACATGGTCTTGAAGTGCACGGAATAAATATGAATGAAGATGGCATTGATACGAACGAAGTTGAAAAAAGTTTGTGTGAAAAAGAGTTTGATTTTGCTTATTTAATTCCTTCTTACCATAATCCAACCGGTATTGTTACGAGTTCAGAGAAAAGAACGGAACTGATGAGATTATTTTCAAAATATAAGGTTCCTATTATAGAAGATGGATTTAATGAGGAACTACGTTATTCAGGTTCACACTTAGCCCCATTATTAACTTTTGCTGGAGCTGGTAATAATGTGATTTATATTAGTAGCTTTTCGAAGGTACTTTTCCCTGGTTTACGTGTCGGATGGATCATTGCAGATAAAGAATTGATCCATCATTTAGAAAGTGTAAAAAGGGCAAGAACAATTCATACATCTACTTTAGATCAAGCTGTTCTTTTTCAATATTTACATGAAGGATATTTTGAAAAATATTTAAAAAAGGCAAGATCTGTTTATAAGAAAAAATATGAGTTAGCTGTTGGGGCGTGTAACGAGTACATTCCGTTTCGAAGAATGACCGGTGATGGTGGACTTCATTTATTTATAGAGTTAGAAGAAAAAATTCATGCCCGTATACTTTTACAAAAATGTTATGAGCAAGGGGTTACTTTTTCTCCTGGAGATGTGTTTTATTCTGATGGAGGAGGAGCAACCACTTTTCGATTAGGATTTTCACGCCTGAAAGAAGAAGAAATAGTTCGTGGAATCAAAATAATCGGTGATACAATAAAAAACGAAATTTGGAGTTGA
- a CDS encoding homoserine dehydrogenase — translation MKIQVVLSGYGTVGREFIKLLNEKYSYIYETYGIRVVVSGVLGRNIAIYNGDGLSLHDLLKYGGGSAAIEKYIEYHPKERATNGINGTVLVESTVTNLKDGNPGKQYIKQAIEKHMDIVAISKGALVTNWKEINEAARIENVRIRYSGATAAALPTLDIGQFSLAGCHIEKIEGILNGTTNYILSKMNEEDITFEEALKEAQSKGIAETNPILDVSGSDSACKLLLLTNSLMGVENTLTNIHIRGIENVTKEQIRNAKEQHKIIKLIASAYKGTKGNVNLSVEPYELDKNHPLSKVNGTEKGITFFTDTMGQVTTIGGASNPRGAAAAALKDVINLYRKDLS, via the coding sequence ATGAAAATTCAAGTTGTATTATCAGGATATGGAACAGTTGGCAGAGAGTTTATAAAATTATTAAACGAAAAATATTCATATATATATGAAACATATGGGATTCGAGTAGTTGTAAGTGGGGTATTAGGAAGGAATATTGCAATATATAATGGGGATGGATTGTCCCTTCACGATTTATTGAAATATGGTGGCGGTAGTGCCGCAATTGAAAAATATATAGAGTATCATCCGAAGGAACGTGCAACAAATGGGATAAATGGTACTGTATTAGTAGAATCAACTGTTACAAACCTTAAAGATGGAAATCCAGGAAAACAATATATAAAACAAGCGATTGAGAAACATATGGATATAGTTGCAATTTCAAAAGGCGCACTCGTTACAAACTGGAAAGAAATAAATGAAGCAGCAAGAATCGAAAATGTACGAATTCGATACAGTGGTGCAACTGCTGCGGCATTACCGACACTCGATATTGGTCAATTTAGTTTAGCCGGTTGCCATATTGAAAAAATAGAAGGAATATTAAACGGGACTACAAATTATATTCTTTCGAAAATGAATGAGGAAGATATTACGTTTGAAGAAGCACTGAAAGAAGCGCAAAGTAAAGGAATTGCTGAAACGAACCCAATATTAGATGTAAGTGGTTCTGATAGTGCGTGTAAATTGTTACTTTTGACAAATAGTTTAATGGGAGTAGAGAATACACTTACAAATATACATATAAGAGGAATTGAGAACGTTACAAAAGAACAAATTCGAAATGCTAAGGAACAACATAAAATTATTAAATTAATAGCATCAGCTTATAAAGGTACAAAAGGTAATGTGAATCTAAGTGTTGAACCGTACGAATTAGATAAAAATCACCCGTTATCAAAAGTAAATGGGACGGAAAAAGGGATTACGTTCTTTACAGATACGATGGGGCAAGTTACTACAATTGGTGGTGCTTCTAATCCACGTGGAGCCGCAGCAGCAGCTTTAAAGGATGTTATAAACTTATATCGAAAAGATTTGTCCTAA
- a CDS encoding DUF3914 domain-containing protein codes for MQIGSNIHTLSQPTKITPSTLEHNTISSTKLESKKVNDPIKFDIRSSEKEMKQPEHKFNELDLWKMLKDKGVPLWIILEMLQKARKEKEAQNNSVQNSNAIEETNESRLNEVM; via the coding sequence ATGCAAATCGGATCAAATATTCATACATTATCTCAACCTACTAAAATAACTCCATCTACTCTTGAGCATAATACTATCTCTTCTACTAAACTTGAAAGTAAGAAAGTAAATGATCCTATCAAATTCGATATTCGTTCATCCGAAAAAGAAATGAAACAGCCTGAACATAAATTTAATGAATTAGATTTATGGAAGATGTTAAAGGATAAAGGTGTTCCTTTATGGATCATCCTTGAAATGCTACAAAAAGCCCGTAAAGAAAAAGAAGCTCAAAATAATTCAGTTCAAAATTCAAATGCGATTGAAGAAACAAACGAGAGTCGATTAAATGAAGTAATGTAA
- a CDS encoding GNAT family N-acetyltransferase, with protein sequence MGEERFTKLFKIDCGDIYLQEFTIKDAESIYNISNQPEIEKFLPDWKSTKEQRVNWVVNYEIPENKAFLHAMRITTNIDDHILKLGIFKKITNEFIGWCCTGMKDELPAPNREIMYAISSQYHNNGYATKATKGLVDYLFEKTTVDVLNAIALINNVASNKVIEKCRFTYLGQQTIENQIYNHYVLSKSEWIKNSAL encoded by the coding sequence ATGGGAGAAGAGAGATTCACTAAGTTATTTAAAATAGATTGTGGAGATATATACCTGCAAGAGTTTACGATTAAAGATGCAGAGAGTATTTATAACATATCCAATCAACCGGAAATAGAAAAGTTTTTACCGGACTGGAAATCGACGAAAGAACAAAGGGTTAATTGGGTTGTAAATTATGAAATACCAGAAAATAAAGCGTTTCTTCATGCAATGAGAATTACGACTAACATAGATGATCACATATTAAAACTAGGAATATTTAAGAAAATCACAAATGAATTTATTGGATGGTGCTGCACAGGTATGAAAGATGAACTCCCTGCACCGAACAGAGAAATTATGTATGCTATTTCAAGTCAATATCATAATAATGGTTATGCAACGAAAGCGACTAAAGGACTGGTGGACTATTTGTTTGAAAAAACAACTGTAGATGTCCTTAACGCAATTGCTTTAATTAACAATGTAGCTTCAAATAAAGTTATTGAAAAATGTAGATTTACTTATTTGGGTCAACAGACGATAGAAAATCAAATTTATAATCATTATGTATTGAGTAAATCCGAATGGATAAAAAATAGTGCTCTGTAA
- a CDS encoding DUF3267 domain-containing protein, producing the protein MFIIIWFRHLPQISMDLSEWTPFIQNNWHRKHYMKFVYVLQIIIFLVPYYFGASFTHINIFYLIIIGIFVFIIHECLHIIIINKKDDISLTCSGIFFWLNTNAVLSKTRFWVFMSLPIIVLSVVPAIISFYISGNIKSIILFICWINAIISASDIYNSFLIAIKPKNSIFCRGYYKVEDNKKGYLKNISTKGIS; encoded by the coding sequence ATGTTTATTATAATTTGGTTTCGTCACTTACCACAGATAAGTATGGATTTGTCAGAATGGACTCCTTTTATACAAAATAATTGGCATCGAAAACATTATATGAAATTTGTATATGTACTTCAAATCATTATTTTTCTAGTACCGTATTATTTTGGAGCAAGTTTTACCCATATTAATATATTCTACCTCATCATCATAGGTATTTTTGTCTTCATCATTCATGAATGTCTACACATTATTATTATAAATAAAAAGGATGATATTAGTTTAACGTGTAGTGGAATATTTTTTTGGCTAAACACAAATGCAGTCCTATCCAAAACGAGATTTTGGGTCTTTATGAGTTTGCCTATTATTGTATTATCGGTCGTTCCTGCCATTATATCGTTCTATATATCAGGAAATATTAAGTCAATCATTTTATTTATATGTTGGATAAACGCAATAATTTCCGCTTCAGATATTTACAATTCATTTTTAATTGCCATTAAACCGAAGAACTCAATTTTTTGTAGAGGTTATTATAAAGTGGAAGACAATAAAAAAGGGTATCTCAAAAACATTTCAACTAAAGGTATTAGTTAA
- a CDS encoding esterase/lipase family protein has translation MGKLFLKICFFTLMTVCSFATKVIYAEESQQNNYPIILVNGFAGWGREEMLGVKYWGGVHDIQEDLKRNGYTVHTAAVGPVSSNWDRACELYAQINGGTVDYGAAHAEKHGHNRFGRTYSGFAPNWSETNKVHLVGHSMGGQTIRTLVQLLKEGSFEEKNHVKNYPNTKISPLFEGEKSYIHSVTTLATPHNGTTLADGSLLLPFVKDFLITAASFGGNNNLSLYDFKLDQWGIKKNTGESFFQYTDRILNSSLWKNTKDISQWDLSTDGAKELNNWVKTQSDVYYLSYSGHASQAAPITGLHLPHITMNKVLMGNTFFLGSYARYEENRPLIDTTWWQNDGVVNTNSMIAPSSNTTVNSNESLQIGKWNHIEMKANWDHLDMVGLSVSDTLGFSNIQEFYRTIAEKLLRLPK, from the coding sequence ATGGGGAAGTTATTTTTAAAAATATGTTTTTTTACATTGATGACTGTATGTTCATTCGCCACGAAAGTAATATACGCTGAAGAGAGTCAACAAAATAATTATCCGATCATATTAGTGAATGGATTTGCTGGATGGGGTAGAGAAGAAATGCTTGGCGTAAAATATTGGGGTGGTGTTCATGATATACAGGAAGATTTGAAACGCAATGGTTATACAGTTCATACCGCAGCTGTTGGGCCAGTTTCAAGTAACTGGGATCGTGCATGTGAATTATATGCCCAAATTAACGGTGGAACAGTAGACTACGGTGCCGCACATGCTGAGAAACATGGACATAATCGTTTTGGCAGAACTTATAGTGGTTTTGCGCCGAATTGGAGTGAAACAAATAAAGTTCATTTAGTTGGGCATAGCATGGGTGGACAAACGATTAGAACATTAGTACAGCTATTAAAAGAAGGCAGTTTTGAAGAAAAAAATCATGTAAAAAATTACCCGAACACCAAAATATCACCACTATTTGAGGGCGAGAAATCATACATTCATAGTGTTACAACATTAGCAACCCCTCACAATGGCACAACACTTGCGGATGGTAGTCTTCTACTACCGTTCGTAAAAGATTTCCTCATTACAGCTGCTAGTTTTGGAGGAAACAATAATTTATCGTTATATGATTTTAAATTGGATCAATGGGGTATAAAGAAGAATACTGGAGAGTCTTTTTTCCAATATACTGATCGCATCCTAAATAGTTCACTTTGGAAAAATACAAAGGATATAAGTCAATGGGATTTAAGTACAGATGGCGCAAAGGAGCTCAATAATTGGGTAAAGACGCAATCAGATGTTTATTACTTATCTTATAGTGGACATGCATCACAAGCGGCACCTATAACAGGTTTACATTTGCCTCATATAACGATGAATAAAGTGTTAATGGGGAATACATTTTTCTTAGGTTCCTATGCAAGATATGAAGAAAATCGTCCATTAATTGATACTACTTGGTGGCAAAATGACGGTGTAGTAAATACAAATTCCATGATTGCACCGTCTTCTAATACTACTGTAAATAGTAATGAGTCTTTACAGATTGGAAAATGGAATCATATTGAAATGAAAGCAAATTGGGACCATCTCGACATGGTGGGATTAAGTGTTTCAGACACGTTAGGTTTTTCTAACATTCAAGAGTTTTATAGAACAATTGCAGAAAAACTATTAAGATTACCGAAATAG